From Anoplopoma fimbria isolate UVic2021 breed Golden Eagle Sablefish chromosome 11, Afim_UVic_2022, whole genome shotgun sequence, one genomic window encodes:
- the ap2a1 gene encoding AP-2 complex subunit alpha-2 isoform X2 has product MPAVSKGDGMRGLAVFISDIRNCKSKEAEIKRINKELANIRSKFKGDKALDGYSKKKYVCKLLFIFLLGHDIDFGHMEAVNLLSSNKYTEKQIGYLFISVLVNSNSELIRLINNAIKNDLSSRNPTFMCLALHCIANVGSREMAEAFASEIPRILVAGDTMDSVKQSAALCLLRLYKTSPDLVLMGEWTSRVVHLLNDQHMGVVTAAISLITCLSQKNPDEFKTCVSLAVSRLSRIVSSASTDLQDYTYYFVPAPWLSCKLLRLLQCYPPPEDGAVKGRLVECLETILNKAQEPPKSKKVQHSNAKNAILFEAISLIIHYDSEPNLLVRACNQLGQFLQHRETNLRYLALESMCTLASSEFSHEAVKTHIETVINALKTERDVSVRQRAADLLYAMCDRSNAKQIVAEMLSYLETADYSIREEMVLKVAILAEKYAVDYSWYVDTILNLIRIAGDYVSEEVWYRVIQIVINRDDVQGYAAKTVFEALQAPACHENMVKVGGYILGEFGNLIAGDPRSSPLVQFNLLHSKFHLCSVPTRALLLSAYIKFINLFPETKATIQEVLRCDSQIRNSDVELQQRAVEYLKLSSIASTDVLATVLEEMPPFPERESSILAKLKKKKGPGAVSVPELEDSKREGGELNGGGDRGPDTSAMSASNASTPSPSADLLGIRSAAPVGAAPTSAGSLLVDVFSEAGPAAPSAAVNDDGFLSSAPPSEDPAPLLSEADELLNKFVCKNNGVLFENQLLQIGIKSEYRQNLGRMYLFYGNKTSVQFASFTTTVNCPGELQSQLNVQTKPVEPLVEGGAQIQQVLNIECLTDFSEAPLLNIKFRYGGALQNLSLKLPVTINKFFQPTEMTSHDFFQRWKQLSQPQQEAQKIFKANHSMDTEVLKAKLLGLGTALLDDVDPNPENYVCAGVIQTKGQQVGCLLRLEPNGQAQMYRLTLRCSKDSVSRRLCELLAQQF; this is encoded by the exons ATGCCGGCTGTGTCGAAAGGCGATGGAATGCGCGGATTAGCCGTTTTCATTTCGGACATAAGAAACT GTAAGAGCAAGGAAGCGGAGATCAAACGGATCAACAAAGAGTTGGCCAACATTCGCTCCAAGTTTAAAGGGGACAAGGCTCTCGATGGCTACAGCAAGAAGAAATATGTCTGCAAGCTGCTCTTCATCTTCCTGCTCGGACATGATATTGACTTTGGACACATGGAGGCAGTCAACCTGCTGAGCTCCAACAAgtacacagagaaacagatc GGCTACCTGTTCATCTCAGTGCTGGTAAACAGCAACAGTGAGCTGATACGTCTGATCAACAACGCCATCAAGAATGACCTGTCCAGCCGCAACCCCACCTTCATGTGTCTGGCGCTTCACTGCATCGCGAACGTGGGAAGCCGTGAGATGGCCGAGGCCTTCGCCAGTGAGATCCCTCGCATCCTGGTTGCTGG TGATACTATGGACAGCGTGAAACAGTCAGCTGCCCTGTGTCTGCTGCGGCTCTATAAGACTTCTCCTGACTTGGTGCTGATGGGTGAGTGGACGTCACGCGTGGTGCACCTACTCAATGACCAACACATG GGTGTGGTGACGGCAGCGATCTCTCTGATCACCTGTCTGAGCCAGAAGAATCCAGATGAGTTTAAGACCTGTGTTTCCCTGGCCGTTTCCCGACTAAGCAgg ATTGTGTCGTCGGCCTCCACTGATTTACAGGATTACACCTACTACTTTGTCCCAGCACCGTGGCTCTCTTGCAAGCTGCTGCGCCTGCTGCAGTGCTACCCTCCACCAGAAGATGGTGCTGTCAAGGGCCGTCTGGTAGAGTGTCTGGAGACCATCCTCAATAAGGCCCAGGAGCCACCCAAGTCCAAGAAGGTGCAGCATTCCAATGCCAAAAATGCTATCTTGTTTGAGGCTATCTCACTGATAATCCACTATGACAG TGAGCCAAACCTGCTGGTGCGAGCCTGTAATCAGCTGGGTCAGttcctgcagcacagagagactaACCTGCGCTACCTAGCTCTGGAGAGCATGTGTACTCTGGCCAGCTCTGAGTTTTCCCACGAAGCTGTCAAGACACACATCGAGACTGTCATCAACGCCCTCAAG ACTGAGAGGGATGTGAGTGTCCGGCAGAGGGCAGCTGATCTGCTGTACGCCATGTGTGATCGCAGCAATGCCAAGCAGATCGTCGCCGAGATGCTCAGCTACCTTGAGACAGCAGACTACTCCATCAGAGAGGAGATG GTGCTGAAAGTGGCCATACTTGCAGAGAAGTATGCTGTGGATTACTCCTGGTATGTGGATACCATTCTTAACCTCATCCGCATTGCTGGAGACTACGTCAGCGAAGAGGTGTGGTATCGCGTCATTCAGATAGTCATCAACCGGGACGATGTGCAGGGCTACGCCGCCAAGACGGTCTTTGAG GCCCTGCAGGCCCCTGCCTGCCATGAGAACATGGTAAAGGTTGGAGGCTACATTCTGGGAGAGTTTGGTAACCTCATTGCTGGTGACCCACGCTCCag CCCCCTGGTCCAGTTCAATCTTCTCCACTCCAAGTTCCATCTGTGTTCTGTGCCGACTCGCgccctgctgctgtcagccTACATCAAGTTCATTAACCTGTTCCCAGAGACCAAGGCCACCATCCAAGAGGTGCTGCGCTGCGACAGCCAGATCCGCAACTCTGATGTGGAGCTCCAGCAGCGTGCTGTCGAGTATCTGAAGCTTTCTTCCATCGCTAGCACTGATGTTCTG GCCACTGTCCTGGAGGAGATGCCTCCCTTCCCAGAGAGGGAGTCGTCAATCTTGGccaagctgaagaagaagaaagggcCCGGTGCTGTGTCTGTGCCGGAGCTGGAAGACAGCAAAAGAGAGGGTGGGGAGTTGAATGGAGGCGGCGACCGGGGGCCAGACACATCAGCCATGTCTGCCTCCAACGCT tcCACCCCGTCACCATCCGCAGACCTCCTAGGGATTCGTTCAGCAGCTCCCGTTGGTGCTGCTCCAACCAGCGCTGGCAGCCTATTGGTGGATGTGTTCTCTGAGGCAGGGCCAGCCGcaccctctgctgctgtgaacGACGACGGCTTCCTAAG ctctgctcctccctcTGAGGATCCTGCTCCTCTTCTGTCTGAGGCAGACGAACTTCTTAACAA GTTTGTGTGCAAGAATAACGGGGTTCTGTTTGAGAATCAGCTGCTACAGATTGGCATCAAGTCAGAGTATCGTCAGAATCTAG GGAGAATGTACTTATTCTACGGGAACAAGACGTCGGTGCAGTTTGCCAGCTTCACCACCACAGTCAACTGTCCTGGGGAGCTGCAGTCTC AGCTCAATGTTCAGACCAAGCCAGTGGAACCACtggtagagggtggagcccAGATCCAACAGGTCCTCAACATAGAGTGTCTGACTGACTTCTCTGAAGCCCCGCTTCTCAACATCAAGTTCAG ATACGGTGGAGCTCTGCAGAACCTGAGCCTCAAGCTGCCCGTCACCATCAACAAGTTCTTTCAGCCAACTGAGATGACCTCACATGACTTCTTCCAGCGCTGGAAACAGCTAAgcca GCCTCAACAAGAAGCACAAAAGATATTCAAGGCTAACCACAGCATGGACACTGAAGTTCTTAAGGCTAAG CTACTGGGACTAGGAACGGCCCTGCTGGACGACGTGGATCCAAACCCAGAGAACTACGTGTGTGCTGGAGTGATCCAGACCAAGGGCCAGCAGGTTGGCTGTCTGCTGAGACTGGAGCCTAACGGCCAGGCACAG atGTACCGTCTGACTCTGCGCTGCAGCAAGGACTCTGTGTCCAGGCGTCTCTGCGAGCTGCTGGCCCAACAGTTCTAG
- the ap2a1 gene encoding AP-2 complex subunit alpha-2 isoform X3 encodes MPAVSKGDGMRGLAVFISDIRNCKSKEAEIKRINKELANIRSKFKGDKALDGYSKKKYVCKLLFIFLLGHDIDFGHMEAVNLLSSNKYTEKQIGYLFISVLVNSNSELIRLINNAIKNDLSSRNPTFMCLALHCIANVGSREMAEAFASEIPRILVAGDTMDSVKQSAALCLLRLYKTSPDLVLMGEWTSRVVHLLNDQHMGVVTAAISLITCLSQKNPDEFKTCVSLAVSRLSRIVSSASTDLQDYTYYFVPAPWLSCKLLRLLQCYPPPEDGAVKGRLVECLETILNKAQEPPKSKKVQHSNAKNAILFEAISLIIHYDSEPNLLVRACNQLGQFLQHRETNLRYLALESMCTLASSEFSHEAVKTHIETVINALKTERDVSVRQRAADLLYAMCDRSNAKQIVAEMLSYLETADYSIREEMVLKVAILAEKYAVDYSWYVDTILNLIRIAGDYVSEEVWYRVIQIVINRDDVQGYAAKTVFEALQAPACHENMVKVGGYILGEFGNLIAGDPRSSPLVQFNLLHSKFHLCSVPTRALLLSAYIKFINLFPETKATIQEVLRCDSQIRNSDVELQQRAVEYLKLSSIASTDVLATVLEEMPPFPERESSILAKLKKKKGPGAVSVPELEDSKREGGELNGGGDRGPDTSAMSASNASTPSPSADLLGIRSAAPVGAAPTSAGSLLVDVFSEAGPAAPSAAVNDDGFLRFVCKNNGVLFENQLLQIGIKSEYRQNLGRMYLFYGNKTSVQFASFTTTVNCPGELQPQLNVQTKPVEPLVEGGAQIQQVLNIECLTDFSEAPLLNIKFRYGGALQNLSLKLPVTINKFFQPTEMTSHDFFQRWKQLSQPQQEAQKIFKANHSMDTEVLKAKLLGLGTALLDDVDPNPENYVCAGVIQTKGQQVGCLLRLEPNGQAQMYRLTLRCSKDSVSRRLCELLAQQF; translated from the exons ATGCCGGCTGTGTCGAAAGGCGATGGAATGCGCGGATTAGCCGTTTTCATTTCGGACATAAGAAACT GTAAGAGCAAGGAAGCGGAGATCAAACGGATCAACAAAGAGTTGGCCAACATTCGCTCCAAGTTTAAAGGGGACAAGGCTCTCGATGGCTACAGCAAGAAGAAATATGTCTGCAAGCTGCTCTTCATCTTCCTGCTCGGACATGATATTGACTTTGGACACATGGAGGCAGTCAACCTGCTGAGCTCCAACAAgtacacagagaaacagatc GGCTACCTGTTCATCTCAGTGCTGGTAAACAGCAACAGTGAGCTGATACGTCTGATCAACAACGCCATCAAGAATGACCTGTCCAGCCGCAACCCCACCTTCATGTGTCTGGCGCTTCACTGCATCGCGAACGTGGGAAGCCGTGAGATGGCCGAGGCCTTCGCCAGTGAGATCCCTCGCATCCTGGTTGCTGG TGATACTATGGACAGCGTGAAACAGTCAGCTGCCCTGTGTCTGCTGCGGCTCTATAAGACTTCTCCTGACTTGGTGCTGATGGGTGAGTGGACGTCACGCGTGGTGCACCTACTCAATGACCAACACATG GGTGTGGTGACGGCAGCGATCTCTCTGATCACCTGTCTGAGCCAGAAGAATCCAGATGAGTTTAAGACCTGTGTTTCCCTGGCCGTTTCCCGACTAAGCAgg ATTGTGTCGTCGGCCTCCACTGATTTACAGGATTACACCTACTACTTTGTCCCAGCACCGTGGCTCTCTTGCAAGCTGCTGCGCCTGCTGCAGTGCTACCCTCCACCAGAAGATGGTGCTGTCAAGGGCCGTCTGGTAGAGTGTCTGGAGACCATCCTCAATAAGGCCCAGGAGCCACCCAAGTCCAAGAAGGTGCAGCATTCCAATGCCAAAAATGCTATCTTGTTTGAGGCTATCTCACTGATAATCCACTATGACAG TGAGCCAAACCTGCTGGTGCGAGCCTGTAATCAGCTGGGTCAGttcctgcagcacagagagactaACCTGCGCTACCTAGCTCTGGAGAGCATGTGTACTCTGGCCAGCTCTGAGTTTTCCCACGAAGCTGTCAAGACACACATCGAGACTGTCATCAACGCCCTCAAG ACTGAGAGGGATGTGAGTGTCCGGCAGAGGGCAGCTGATCTGCTGTACGCCATGTGTGATCGCAGCAATGCCAAGCAGATCGTCGCCGAGATGCTCAGCTACCTTGAGACAGCAGACTACTCCATCAGAGAGGAGATG GTGCTGAAAGTGGCCATACTTGCAGAGAAGTATGCTGTGGATTACTCCTGGTATGTGGATACCATTCTTAACCTCATCCGCATTGCTGGAGACTACGTCAGCGAAGAGGTGTGGTATCGCGTCATTCAGATAGTCATCAACCGGGACGATGTGCAGGGCTACGCCGCCAAGACGGTCTTTGAG GCCCTGCAGGCCCCTGCCTGCCATGAGAACATGGTAAAGGTTGGAGGCTACATTCTGGGAGAGTTTGGTAACCTCATTGCTGGTGACCCACGCTCCag CCCCCTGGTCCAGTTCAATCTTCTCCACTCCAAGTTCCATCTGTGTTCTGTGCCGACTCGCgccctgctgctgtcagccTACATCAAGTTCATTAACCTGTTCCCAGAGACCAAGGCCACCATCCAAGAGGTGCTGCGCTGCGACAGCCAGATCCGCAACTCTGATGTGGAGCTCCAGCAGCGTGCTGTCGAGTATCTGAAGCTTTCTTCCATCGCTAGCACTGATGTTCTG GCCACTGTCCTGGAGGAGATGCCTCCCTTCCCAGAGAGGGAGTCGTCAATCTTGGccaagctgaagaagaagaaagggcCCGGTGCTGTGTCTGTGCCGGAGCTGGAAGACAGCAAAAGAGAGGGTGGGGAGTTGAATGGAGGCGGCGACCGGGGGCCAGACACATCAGCCATGTCTGCCTCCAACGCT tcCACCCCGTCACCATCCGCAGACCTCCTAGGGATTCGTTCAGCAGCTCCCGTTGGTGCTGCTCCAACCAGCGCTGGCAGCCTATTGGTGGATGTGTTCTCTGAGGCAGGGCCAGCCGcaccctctgctgctgtgaacGACGACGGCTTCCTAAG GTTTGTGTGCAAGAATAACGGGGTTCTGTTTGAGAATCAGCTGCTACAGATTGGCATCAAGTCAGAGTATCGTCAGAATCTAG GGAGAATGTACTTATTCTACGGGAACAAGACGTCGGTGCAGTTTGCCAGCTTCACCACCACAGTCAACTGTCCTGGGGAGCTGCA A CCACAGCTCAATGTTCAGACCAAGCCAGTGGAACCACtggtagagggtggagcccAGATCCAACAGGTCCTCAACATAGAGTGTCTGACTGACTTCTCTGAAGCCCCGCTTCTCAACATCAAGTTCAG ATACGGTGGAGCTCTGCAGAACCTGAGCCTCAAGCTGCCCGTCACCATCAACAAGTTCTTTCAGCCAACTGAGATGACCTCACATGACTTCTTCCAGCGCTGGAAACAGCTAAgcca GCCTCAACAAGAAGCACAAAAGATATTCAAGGCTAACCACAGCATGGACACTGAAGTTCTTAAGGCTAAG CTACTGGGACTAGGAACGGCCCTGCTGGACGACGTGGATCCAAACCCAGAGAACTACGTGTGTGCTGGAGTGATCCAGACCAAGGGCCAGCAGGTTGGCTGTCTGCTGAGACTGGAGCCTAACGGCCAGGCACAG atGTACCGTCTGACTCTGCGCTGCAGCAAGGACTCTGTGTCCAGGCGTCTCTGCGAGCTGCTGGCCCAACAGTTCTAG
- the ap2a1 gene encoding AP-2 complex subunit alpha-2 isoform X1: protein MPAVSKGDGMRGLAVFISDIRNCKSKEAEIKRINKELANIRSKFKGDKALDGYSKKKYVCKLLFIFLLGHDIDFGHMEAVNLLSSNKYTEKQIGYLFISVLVNSNSELIRLINNAIKNDLSSRNPTFMCLALHCIANVGSREMAEAFASEIPRILVAGDTMDSVKQSAALCLLRLYKTSPDLVLMGEWTSRVVHLLNDQHMGVVTAAISLITCLSQKNPDEFKTCVSLAVSRLSRIVSSASTDLQDYTYYFVPAPWLSCKLLRLLQCYPPPEDGAVKGRLVECLETILNKAQEPPKSKKVQHSNAKNAILFEAISLIIHYDSEPNLLVRACNQLGQFLQHRETNLRYLALESMCTLASSEFSHEAVKTHIETVINALKTERDVSVRQRAADLLYAMCDRSNAKQIVAEMLSYLETADYSIREEMVLKVAILAEKYAVDYSWYVDTILNLIRIAGDYVSEEVWYRVIQIVINRDDVQGYAAKTVFEALQAPACHENMVKVGGYILGEFGNLIAGDPRSSPLVQFNLLHSKFHLCSVPTRALLLSAYIKFINLFPETKATIQEVLRCDSQIRNSDVELQQRAVEYLKLSSIASTDVLATVLEEMPPFPERESSILAKLKKKKGPGAVSVPELEDSKREGGELNGGGDRGPDTSAMSASNASTPSPSADLLGIRSAAPVGAAPTSAGSLLVDVFSEAGPAAPSAAVNDDGFLRFVCKNNGVLFENQLLQIGIKSEYRQNLGRMYLFYGNKTSVQFASFTTTVNCPGELQSHILLFSYCWELKELRHINVTSFGFSWKNVPSPLQRNLSIGNRESLVSFSQVVLRSLSPIGNKKTTCGELHIEP, encoded by the exons ATGCCGGCTGTGTCGAAAGGCGATGGAATGCGCGGATTAGCCGTTTTCATTTCGGACATAAGAAACT GTAAGAGCAAGGAAGCGGAGATCAAACGGATCAACAAAGAGTTGGCCAACATTCGCTCCAAGTTTAAAGGGGACAAGGCTCTCGATGGCTACAGCAAGAAGAAATATGTCTGCAAGCTGCTCTTCATCTTCCTGCTCGGACATGATATTGACTTTGGACACATGGAGGCAGTCAACCTGCTGAGCTCCAACAAgtacacagagaaacagatc GGCTACCTGTTCATCTCAGTGCTGGTAAACAGCAACAGTGAGCTGATACGTCTGATCAACAACGCCATCAAGAATGACCTGTCCAGCCGCAACCCCACCTTCATGTGTCTGGCGCTTCACTGCATCGCGAACGTGGGAAGCCGTGAGATGGCCGAGGCCTTCGCCAGTGAGATCCCTCGCATCCTGGTTGCTGG TGATACTATGGACAGCGTGAAACAGTCAGCTGCCCTGTGTCTGCTGCGGCTCTATAAGACTTCTCCTGACTTGGTGCTGATGGGTGAGTGGACGTCACGCGTGGTGCACCTACTCAATGACCAACACATG GGTGTGGTGACGGCAGCGATCTCTCTGATCACCTGTCTGAGCCAGAAGAATCCAGATGAGTTTAAGACCTGTGTTTCCCTGGCCGTTTCCCGACTAAGCAgg ATTGTGTCGTCGGCCTCCACTGATTTACAGGATTACACCTACTACTTTGTCCCAGCACCGTGGCTCTCTTGCAAGCTGCTGCGCCTGCTGCAGTGCTACCCTCCACCAGAAGATGGTGCTGTCAAGGGCCGTCTGGTAGAGTGTCTGGAGACCATCCTCAATAAGGCCCAGGAGCCACCCAAGTCCAAGAAGGTGCAGCATTCCAATGCCAAAAATGCTATCTTGTTTGAGGCTATCTCACTGATAATCCACTATGACAG TGAGCCAAACCTGCTGGTGCGAGCCTGTAATCAGCTGGGTCAGttcctgcagcacagagagactaACCTGCGCTACCTAGCTCTGGAGAGCATGTGTACTCTGGCCAGCTCTGAGTTTTCCCACGAAGCTGTCAAGACACACATCGAGACTGTCATCAACGCCCTCAAG ACTGAGAGGGATGTGAGTGTCCGGCAGAGGGCAGCTGATCTGCTGTACGCCATGTGTGATCGCAGCAATGCCAAGCAGATCGTCGCCGAGATGCTCAGCTACCTTGAGACAGCAGACTACTCCATCAGAGAGGAGATG GTGCTGAAAGTGGCCATACTTGCAGAGAAGTATGCTGTGGATTACTCCTGGTATGTGGATACCATTCTTAACCTCATCCGCATTGCTGGAGACTACGTCAGCGAAGAGGTGTGGTATCGCGTCATTCAGATAGTCATCAACCGGGACGATGTGCAGGGCTACGCCGCCAAGACGGTCTTTGAG GCCCTGCAGGCCCCTGCCTGCCATGAGAACATGGTAAAGGTTGGAGGCTACATTCTGGGAGAGTTTGGTAACCTCATTGCTGGTGACCCACGCTCCag CCCCCTGGTCCAGTTCAATCTTCTCCACTCCAAGTTCCATCTGTGTTCTGTGCCGACTCGCgccctgctgctgtcagccTACATCAAGTTCATTAACCTGTTCCCAGAGACCAAGGCCACCATCCAAGAGGTGCTGCGCTGCGACAGCCAGATCCGCAACTCTGATGTGGAGCTCCAGCAGCGTGCTGTCGAGTATCTGAAGCTTTCTTCCATCGCTAGCACTGATGTTCTG GCCACTGTCCTGGAGGAGATGCCTCCCTTCCCAGAGAGGGAGTCGTCAATCTTGGccaagctgaagaagaagaaagggcCCGGTGCTGTGTCTGTGCCGGAGCTGGAAGACAGCAAAAGAGAGGGTGGGGAGTTGAATGGAGGCGGCGACCGGGGGCCAGACACATCAGCCATGTCTGCCTCCAACGCT tcCACCCCGTCACCATCCGCAGACCTCCTAGGGATTCGTTCAGCAGCTCCCGTTGGTGCTGCTCCAACCAGCGCTGGCAGCCTATTGGTGGATGTGTTCTCTGAGGCAGGGCCAGCCGcaccctctgctgctgtgaacGACGACGGCTTCCTAAG GTTTGTGTGCAAGAATAACGGGGTTCTGTTTGAGAATCAGCTGCTACAGATTGGCATCAAGTCAGAGTATCGTCAGAATCTAG GGAGAATGTACTTATTCTACGGGAACAAGACGTCGGTGCAGTTTGCCAGCTTCACCACCACAGTCAACTGTCCTGGGGAGCTGCAGTCTCATATCCTTTTGTTCAGTTATTGTTGGGAGCTGAAAGAGTTAAGGCACATAAACGTCACATCCTTTGGCTTTTCCTGGAAAAATGTCCCGAGTCCTTTACAAAGAAATCTGTCCATAGGCAACCGAGaaagtttggtctcattttcTCAAGTCGTGTTAAGATCACTTTCACCCattggcaataaaaaaacaacatgtggagAGTTACACATAGAACCTTAA